A window of Epinephelus lanceolatus isolate andai-2023 chromosome 3, ASM4190304v1, whole genome shotgun sequence genomic DNA:
CAAGAAACGAATTATGCCTCTAAACAAAAGTCCTTTGTCTATATTTTGATCATTTTCAAGTTTGAAGTTCAGCTCAGTGTATCCATTGTCTTTTACATGGACATTTTTCATGTCTCATTCATATTacatttaataaattaaaaggAAGATTGGGCGTGTTACAGGTAAAACTGGCCTACCTCAGATAAAAACTGGTTTTCGGCAGGTTCGTGTTGTGCAGCACAAAATCAGTATAACAGTATGTAAACTTAATAAACACTTATTATTGAGGATATGTAAGTTTTTGGGCAAATAATTAGCCTCATAATTGATTTTTGAAATGTTCAGTTAGACAGAAATTAAAATTTTCATAATACAGGACTTTAAACCATTAGTTGAAAAGCATAGGAAATAAAAATCACAGGCAGTGAATTTGGGCAAATTCTCAAACAGAAGTAATGTTTCTGTCCTATATTTATACATGGAGCCAAAATTTGCTAGGATTTGCCAAGTTGTTGGGTTTACTGGTTTTTAGCAGGACAGGTAAACTGTGACAGTCCCTCCATTATTGAACTGTGTCACAACATTCTTTGAGGAAACAGCAACAGTGATCATATGAGACATATCCTGTTCACACTACGAGCAGCACAGCAAAAGCCCAACAGGCTTCATTATCGCCAAGTCACTGTGGAAGTGTTGCTCAAGCGCTTGTTAGAGTTGCACTTAAGTCTTCTTGATATCAGCAAACTTGGGGCaaactttctttgtcttttacaGCACAGCACATCCCTGACAAACTGGATGATTTCATCGATACCATCAACTCAAAGCTGCAGCCCATGTTCATGCAGATTAGAAAAGGGATGTCTGAAGACAGCGGTCACCAGTATTACGCCTTGGTTAGTGGGAAACTTATAATGGTGTTTCAGATGTTGCTACAGTATTTGACCAGTTAAATGACTGATAAAGTAATTAAGATTATTAGATctaaaaacaaatttcaaagtCTGTCACTTTTAAGATCACCATTTTTTGACAAGGAGCTGCTGTAATTTGGCTCTTGGATCTGTTTGACAACCACATTATGTTGTGATCATTCATCAATAATGGTTGCTCACTTAATCAGGGTTAAGGTCCACTGACTCAAAATAGTTAATCAGTTTGAGTAGTTGCTCAGTAGGGTGTGAAAGATGTATGAAATTTGATAATACTTGGAAATTAATGAAAAGATTTATACACCTGTAATGTCCGAAGAAAGCTGTCTGCATTAAAAGTATGTTTAACCACTAGGAGGCATTGTTAATCCCTGTTTTACTTTAATCCTGTGCAGGTGAACATGGCTGAGACTGATGTCACCAGGATGTCGTCAGATTATGCTGACAATGAGTTGGAGCTGTTCAGGAAAACTGTGAGTTAAATTCACCAAGAAAATCTTGCATatcaatatttttccatacaGTTTCATCCAAAGCTGCCTTCAGCACAGTTGCTACCTGTATTTTAAAAGGTGGGGCTATAATGTAAATGAAACCTGAAAAATCAGCTGATTGTTAAACTTACTTCTTGCACTATACTGCTGTTTGCACTGTTAGACCTGAAAAAATACATACCCATGTTCATTGTAATGGAAACCAATACAACAGTCTTGTACTAAAGATGACCTCTGTAGTAGTATATGTCTTATATCACCTCACCATTGAAcagttaaattaaacaaaatcaaTCTTCCACCACCCAAAGTATAACTCCACTGAAATAAGGAAAAGTAGCGAGCAGACAGAGCCGAGTAACAGTTTGTTCGGTGAATCTTTTGTTTGTACAACCAAATCACTTTATTCATTCCTGTTATTCAGTTTTCAATATCCAATGTTAGCACAGGGGAAAATGTCCAGATGCTTTGGCTGTGCCTTTGTCATTGTGTGATGACTAAGCCATGCAATTCTGCTTCAGATGGACCTGATCGTGGGCTCTGAAGATGGCAAGGCCTCCTCTACTGATATTCTGAACAGTGCCGACACCCTGACCACCAGAAAGCTGAAGAAGAGCGAGACAGAGCACCTGTTGACCCGACTCGTGCATGACAAATGGCTCAATGAGGTAAAACAGTGTCTCCACCAGGATGTCAAATCAAATTTAGCGAGGACAAAGTCACAGGATGAATGTGTAGATGAGGCCAGACTGCTGAAATAAACCTACCTGCCACAAACTATCATGACTACAACATATAAATTGATTGACCAATGTTTGGTTGTGCATCGACTGCACGCTCTTTGGTGGAACCAATGACCACCAACAATTGTATCTCAGCTCTGTGATTGATCCTCATAGTCCACCATCGTTGAGGTTAGGCTTGTGCTATCTGGCTTGTGGCTTGGCTGGATTATCAGTGGCACTTGTCTGGCTCCACAGAGGAGAATTTCACAGTTACTGCAAAGACAGTCTGCAAGTATGAGGTGACACATTGCAGAAATAGATCCACACAATGGAAGTTCGGTTGAAAATAAATTTACCACCAAGCGTCGCTTCTCAGTTAAGGGGGTGACGAGAGATTGACTGTAATGTCAGTACAATGAGCTGCAGTGTTTGTCCCATGTACTTGACAAAAAGGCAGtagtggaggaagtattcagatccttcacTGCAGTAAAGTATTaataataccacactgtaaaaataatccACTACAGctgaaagtcctgcattcagtgtagtacttaagtaaaagtaaatataGAAGTGttattaacaaaatgtacttGAAGTACTCAATGTAAAAGTAGTCATTTTGTAGTAAAATGTTTCCTGTCATATTTGATGACAATTACTGTTGTGCtaattttaactcctttatatattgttgggtagtttaatctacatgAATGCATCATGTTCTGTAAGATCATTAAATGGTTGCAGTGaggctgtcctgtgagaaccacaTATCTCTAAAAAGTCAATGTCTCATGGTGTCAGATGACAGCCCTGTTTTTAGCATTGTGCAATAATAttacattttccagctgatgctttttttagtaattttaaagagtttatttagcttaGAAGTAAGAGACATTTCTCAACATATCAGTTTATCACAAATacatcaacacatctggagatgCATGGTTTTCACAGGACAGGAAGGTGTTGAAAAGTTGTAATCTGAAaggtaactaaagctgtcagacaaatgtagtggagtaaaaagtacaatatttacctctgaaatgtagtgaagtagaaATACAAAGTAGCATATAAAGTTAAATACCTCAATGTTGTAATGAAGCACAGTGCTTGAGCAAATGTACTTAGTTAAATTCCACCACAGTAAACACAACCTGCTCCTTTCTCTGTGTCCATTTTCATCTCCTTTGAAGTctcttttttgtagtttttaaagCACTTGTTGCTCCCTCTTTGTTGCTTTATTGGTGTGTAACTGATTTCTCCTCATTGATGCAGAAACGGGGTGAATACACTTTGTCCACCAGATGTATCATAGAGATGGAGCCATACATGCGTGCAATGTATCAGGACCAGGTCAAAGTGTGCCACATCTGTCACAACTTCGCTTTCCAGGTAaatttttcttctgtttctcttctatgTATAAATGCATCAGCTCTGAAAAATACCTGAATGtaattgattagaatttgtttGGACTGGAGCTTGAGATGGATTGGCAGTTAGGTgtggcgtctgcagtgatgcgagCACTGCACCGGActgagctggaaggcgaagctttcgattcaCTGGTctatctatgtcccaaccctctcATATGGTCATGAGTTCTGGGttgtgaccgaaagaatgagattgcgaaTATAAGTGGCTGAAATTAGTTTCCTCCGTGGGTTGGCTGGGCTCAGCcctagagatagggtaaggagctcggagtagagcggCTGTTCCTTcacatcaaaaggggtcagttgaggtggttcagtcatctgatcaggatgcttcctgggcgcctcccattagaggtgttctgggcacgtcccactagTGAGAGGCCCCAGGGTagacccaggacacgctggagggattacatatctcatctggcctgggaacacctttggatcccccaggaggaccTGGAAAgctttgctggggagagggctttgctcagcctgctgctcctGTGACCCGGCCCTGGTTAAGCGGATGGAAATGGATGGATAGGTCTGTCATTTAGAAACTCCCAGTACTGCTTTCAGTACTCATTCCATTAAAGCCATGATGCAAGAGGGATAGTTTGGGTTTTTTGAAGCGGGGCTGAATGAGATACTTACCTACATttagtgtattacatacagtaaatggCGGTCAGTGCACTCGAACTAACCCAAACTACCCCTTTCAGGTAGAAATGCTATTCCATACTGGTGACAACTATTTTTTATTTGAAAGCAGCCTTCTTTAATTACATGATTATATTCACAGTTGTTACAAAATATTATTCTAAATTAGcaattttgtcatttaaaagcAGTGGCATAACATATATCTCttaatttgtttaaatatgaCTCTAAAAGCCTGATATCAGGTGCTTTAATCAAATAAATCACATAATTGTACCATTTAAAGCTGTCAATCTGAGGAACAAACACAATTATGATTACAGTGTAAGAAGCAAATCACCTCAGAAGTCACACAGACATGCTCTTGAGTAACTACATAAATATGAATGACCAAGAAttcccttttttttattaatgtgaTTTGAGTAGTATCTGCACTACAGATACAGGACACAGTGAGATTAATATTGGTGATGTGTCTTGGtgctttttatttctctgtcattttcaGATTTGTTCAGTTTTTACTTCCTGTGTCAGGCTGAATTGTTTTTCACCTTGCGTTGACATTACAGTCATCATTTTTGCGTTAGTTCAGCTAATGTGTAACAAACCTGATCTTTACAAAATGAGTTTTCTCACATATTAATGTGATctgatctgattttttttttgttttgtttttgttcttgttttttcagTGTCAAATTTGTGAGAATTCTTTATGTGGCATTAAGATACACAACCCATGTGTGGCCAGATACTTTAAAGGAAAAGCAGAGCCGCGGTGTCCAGCTTGTGATGACTTTTGGCCACATGAAATCCCtggtatttattgtttattaataaAAACTGTCCTACATGCATTTCCTACATATACTTTAAAGAAAGTGGCTCCCTCCAGATCCATTCCcacaatgttttttcttttcaaaaatcAGATTTTGTTCTATTTTGATTTTTGGAAAATAATCATACATTTGCAATTGTGTGGTACAACATGCTGTTcaactgtttttattgtctaaattattaatattagatGACTGCATGAAAAAGAACTTCAAAATATTCTGGCCTCTtgtctctttattttattttatttgacctttTAAAACCACATAGTATATTAGTCTTACTTTATGTGttaataaatagaataaaaatgaacagaTGTATGACTGTCAAGTGACTAGAACAAGAAAATACTCTCTGCTTATatgtttcaaatatttttactgTTCATTACAGAAGTCAGACGGCCCCGTTCTCAGTCCAGAAGATGAGGACTTCAGCATCaatttttcttgtttgtttgttaaatttttttcaacatgattTTGTACTACACCAgactgttaatataaaaattaaagttatttttacaaaaataaatgttatttgtttgtttaaatgtttatttaaacacaGTCCCCATCAGAAAGAAACCCCAATGCATTCTTATTTTGTGCTAATTTTGTACACAATATATCTGCATCTGTTTGTTTCCatcatttgtttgttcattGCAGTCATTTTCCTTCCACATTGTTCACTCCTATGTGCTGCTTTAAGCTCAATTATTAAGAACATAATAAAGCTTCTCAAATGTTACGtaaagacactttttttttatcatccaTTTTAATTCTCTCTCAAACCAGGTTCTTGATCTGACAGAAATCAGACCTTATAATTACAACAGCATTAAAGGTTTTACCAAACCAGGGGAGACACAAATATCATGAGGCCTGCTGTTAAACATTTATTCTCATTAAGTAGATGTAGTATTTACACAAGTTTTGCATTGCTGCTGAATCCTGACATGTATAATTCACACATTACCTTGATAATCCTGTCTAAATGAAGTTGCTATGACAATGATGAAAAACATTTACACCCAACTGAATAtactttcacattttctttccCCTAAGTTCTTGAAACAGTCTGAAATAGATAACTGTGTACAGTCAGAGATAGAGTCATGCTTTATGTCTGTAAAATCCAACCACcttgataataataacagtttTAGTCTCTGTTGCTGAATCCCAAATTATGTCTTGTATTATCTTCTGGTTACAATGTTTGTCACTTGTGCCATAACAATGCTGTGACTGAAGCATAAGCCAAACTGAAGCCACCTAAGGAAAGTTCACCTGTTGGGAGCCCATCACGTTCAGTCTGTTAAGGTCCACATAGGCTCATATTGAAAGGTATACAACATGCTgtattagatagatagattttaTCTAATGGCTTTATGTAAAATTTAAACATGTCTAGTACAACTATACCAGGTCTGCAACTAACAACTATTTTAATTGTAAAATAGTCTTCTGATTACTTTCTGGTTTAATGAAATCAtagtttggtctataaaatatcagaaaatagcAAAACATGCCCCTTACTTACATTGCTCATTTCCTAAAGCCACGGCAATAAATTCAAATCCCCTTTCTCATTTGACAAACTGTCTAAAACCCAGATATATTCAGTGCTATAATGtaagaaagaaaagcagaaaattgTCACACTTAGGAGCCTGAAAAGATCAATTGTTAGGCATTATTACTTGATaaataatgactttaaaaattgATTATGCTGCATTTGTGTTGTTTACATACTCTACTGTCACACATCAACAGCAGTTTAATTTTTGCAACATGCCAGGTGATACAGGTCATGAGAAAAGGGTGTTGTGACTCTACAGTATATTAGCCTGAGAGGAGCCCTGCTCAAGTATCTTCAGGGTGACAATGAACCTGATAGCTTTTCTAAACCATGGATAGAAAAAAGCATATATGATTGGGTTCAAACaagaattaaaaaacaacagccaGGACACAATGGCCCAAGATGAAGCATCATTTGAGATGTCCTGTCCTGCGAGGGAGGGATAGTAATATGGACAGAAACTCATCAGAAACACCAGTATGACAATACCCAGAGTCCTGGCTGCTTTTCTCTCTGACTTCTTTGCAGTGACTGGAACTTTTCTGGCTGCAGCAGCTGTAATGTGAGACTGCATGGCACGAGCCTGAGACACTGCCACAATAAACACTCTTATGTACAGAATGAGGATGATTGAGCAGGGGCCGATGAATGTGAACACAAGGTCGACAGTTCCGGAGATATAGTTAATGACCACCATACACTCCCCATAGCAGGAGTTGTATCTGTCAGGCTGCCTGAGATGGTCCTTTAAAATCAAGCCATTGTAGAGAAATGAGCAGGCCCagcacaggcacacagacacctCAATTCTGCTGCGAGTGATTTTGTTTGGGTACTGCAGAGGATAACAAATAGCTACAAAGCGATCGATCGATATGAGCACCATGTTCCCCACAGACGCTGAGGTGAGAGTGAAGCCTATGATGTAAGACAGAGCACACATGACATCGCCCAACAACCAGCAGGTTTCTATGAATCGCACGGTTTCCACCGGCATCACCACAACCCCAACGAGGAGGTCTGAGACAGCCAGGGAGAGCAGGAGCAGGTTGGTGGGGGTGTGAAGCTGTCTGAAGTGTGAGATGGAGATAATAACCATAAGGTTGAGAGCTACAGTGAGCACAGTGATGGAGGAGAAAAGCGTGTAGAGGAGGATGGCCTCAAAGCGAGGACGCATTAAACCCCTGCAGGACACGTTCAGGAGCAGAGGGTAACAGAGCTCCTCTCCCTCCAGGCTGTCCATCATCCAGCACTGTGGAGAGGTGACGACCTGAACCTGCTGAGCTCAAGCAGCTCTCTGATCGTACAAGACATAGTGCAGCTCACTTATCTCTTACGGCACTCCTCAACTCCCCAGTCATCCTCCTCATCACTGTCTGCTATAGGCTTATAGGCTGCTTTTGTCAGTCTATTTGTTGTATCTGTTATTTCTCCTcatccctcttcctcttcctcatctctcCCTTGGTTATTGCATCATtccatcttccttttttttccacagttacATGATGCAACATAGCAGAGTCATgcagctgatgatgatgaagaactTTTCTCTTAACTACAAagcagtggcgtaaggtagttacaatgggccccagtgcacgctattatgaGGGGCCCTATTACGCCCTAGTTACAAGTTatgaagtgcacacacacacacacacacacacagagttttaggtgtatatatattttagcaacagtgtgtcttactgcCGCTTTTACGTTACATCCACTTGCAGATACTTGATATCGgacacattaacatacatattacacagcaatcatcattacatatctgtataaGACTAatctacaaaagaaaataggaaattattagtttaacttgattgtttttattggtaaattatagtttttttaaatggtttatgtagaaaaagtttataatttgttatagattgagactgttttacaaaaccagaaagtcatgatggagatgggtttgccttatTTAGGGCAGAATGGGGGAGCAGAGCTGTCTTGCTTTTAAGCTGGCAgtagaggtagtaacagtgccaaaTCAATGTCTGTGTGAAGGTGACAGCTGGAAGGACAGGACCATAGATAGGATGGGGGTGTTGTTTAGATGGCATCttatgtgtgtgacccaccaccgcaaaatttaaaaagcatctagaagcagttagcagcaaactcaaagaagaagaacagggCCCAAAAATGTCTGTTACTGGGATAACAATAAGGTCCAGTGCATTATAATGTGAAGGGTGGCTATGGTTTGGTTTATAatgtttttagttatttatGTTGCAGTAATTACACAGAACCAGCAGCTGCACTGCCATTAAAGAGAGAAATGCTAATGGAAACCAGTGAAAATTTAAAGACAAGAATAAAATTAAGATATGAACAATTATGAAAATATAACTGAATAATgccagtctgtctgtctcagtcaCTCGCAGGCTTTCTGTTTCTATGACATCAAATGTCATAGAAACAGAACGATGACCCGGCCAAGGTCACGTGCATAAGGCCTTCAGATCATTGTGATCTCTCACTTTGCACTTGGATTTGGACCAGAACCAACCTGTGGAAAGATTACTCTGTGAGATTTAAAGCAGAAAGCACAACTTTTTCGACAACACTTTTCAACCGTTTGGACAACTCAACTTTGTGGAAAACCCGAAGATGGCTCCTAGCGGACCCCCGGCGGACCACCTGTCTGTGAGGGACTTCGACCTACCAGGTAAGACAACTTCcagatttatttttgcattttactgGTTGACACGACCTCTGAAATTGTTAAAAGCGTTATCAGTTTAAAAGTTGGACAGTTCACAGCATGTTATTAGGTCTGTCGGAAAACTCAGATTTGGTGAAAACAGACGCTTATTTTTAATGATCACAATCTCGTTATCACACTAATTCACCTTTGTCGTGTAAACGGATGTATTTGATGGACAGGATGTGTTAAATCAACCGGAACAGGTGCGGAATgtgttaataattaatatagTGATTTGGAAACACTGCTAATTTTGTTTGAGGGTATCAATTTATCGAAATGTGAcaatctgtgatcagttccactgaaaaaaaaagatggcgaCCGGACTGAATTTTAAACATTATCAAAAATGTTATCATGTTGTGCGCCATGGCAACGATGGAACGTCAGGAGGTGAGGACGCACCAGGTGTAATCAGACCAGGGCATGGTCTCCTGAGTTCGTTTGTTTTGATTGTTGAAGCCTGGCTTTTTGTATCTGGTTCTCTAAATAAACTTAGtctattttaacattttatattgaAATGCGCGTTGCTCATTAGTGTAGTATTTTGTTTGCGAGAGACAAGAGAATGATTTGTTATGTGACTGTATGTGACTGACTGTGTGTGCGTCCTGCGCCCAGGATGAGATCACCTGCTACACGCGCTGTGATTTGCAGCTCATTAACTTTGAGAATAATGTGTTATAACCTTGTAGTTCGGTCTGCCCAGAGCTCACTGAGGTATTTTTTGGATTAATGTAGCCATGGTGCACTGTGCGTAATGACGCATGTAGTGCGACTCATATGAAATAGCCTACATTTACACTGTATTATTGCAAACCATCGGGCGTTTTGTCATCACTGAAGTGATGTGGATTGATCACATTGTTACTGCAGCTTTATTTTATGCTATCATCTGTTCAAGGGTCAACGACGTGACGCTACTTTTTTGTGTCCATATGGTTTAGTCAAATTTAAAAGggttaaaatttgaaaataaatgtatgattaacTTACAAACTTCAATTTTGTGTGGATCCAGTATAAAATTTCTGTTGTCAATACATTTTGAGAGAATTGGCGGATAATGGCAAAAATGTGGTGTAACCATAAAAACTTGCACCAAATAATTAAACTTgcttaaaaacactaaaattctCAATGAAACACCATATCAACTAGTTTGCATGATCTTTAAATTATTACGTTTTTATATTCAGTAAAGGTAATGGAATACAATTGTTCTAAATATGAAATTTTATTTGGGGAATCATGAAAGTCAAGTAAACTACATGAAGTGTCAAGTGGTGTAACCACCATTTAAGAGGCCGTTTTGTTAGTATTGTAAAGAAGGCCATTTGACAGGAAATGGTGTTACAGAGAAGGACCCCTGATGATCACAACTGCTTCATGACAAGGTTAGAATCTCTTAAAATTACTAATAAATTGACGTTTTTAGACTCTGGTCAGGTTTGGTAAGTTTACATGTCAAATGGTATGACCCtagaaaaacattaataattcataaaaatcattaaaatgaatattcaatttaaaaattatgtttgaaaTATTGAGAGTAAGGCCATGTTACACAGGTGTCCATGGTAATGCCTgtcaaatttgattttaaaatgaaatgtcaaaTGGTGTAACTGGTTACACCATTTGACTCCTATTAAGAGCCTTTCTATTATAGGCCAATTATGTCAAATATCAGCAGTTTATGATAGCAATTTGTTGGATATCAGTAGTTTATGATGCTAATTAAAGatgtattataaaaaaaacaacttattttGAACTTGTACAGTAGCTTTAAAATACCTAAAAATCCATTAATTCATTTAAAGTAGAAATGTTActgaaacattaaaatttctgtCTGTAATAtacaattatttacatttctgcTATTTCATTACTAATATGTGATACATTTATAGAAAACTAAAGTAATCaaactaaataaatgaaatcaatTTTCCCCATTACGAGCCAGTCTCTAACAAGGAAAAAGTGATAGAgtgcaaatgcaaatgcaaattaatGCTAACGAATGCTAATGCTGCAGCAAGGGCCAATTGTTGTTGTCAGGTGACTTTTTTCTTATCAGAACTTAAGATACAAAACAtgagttaaattttaaaaatgaaacatgattgtgaaatgttttttcagCAAAGAATTTACAGTAGAAGAAATTAGCTCACTGTCAACTGAaataacatgaaaacaaaaacaagttcaCTTAACCTTGTTGACTGTCATATTTGATTTTCAGAGTCAATTTCTTCAACAAACAATGGTGTTTGACTGTAGAAAGAACATGGTCaggcagtgtatcatatttttatgaaaaatatcAGTTACACCAAT
This region includes:
- the nsmce1 gene encoding non-structural maintenance of chromosomes element 1 homolog isoform X1 — its product is MSRQMGDSHRRFLQTMMASGIVDEQGAKALYQYCCETHNTQHIPDKLDDFIDTINSKLQPMFMQIRKGMSEDSGHQYYALVNMAETDVTRMSSDYADNELELFRKTMDLIVGSEDGKASSTDILNSADTLTTRKLKKSETEHLLTRLVHDKWLNEKRGEYTLSTRCIIEMEPYMRAMYQDQVKVCHICHNFAFQCQICENSLCGIKIHNPCVARYFKGKAEPRCPACDDFWPHEIPEVRRPRSQSRR
- the nsmce1 gene encoding non-structural maintenance of chromosomes element 1 homolog isoform X2, which produces MSRQMGDSHRRFLQTMMASGIVDEQGAKALYQYCCETHNTQHIPDKLDDFIDTINSKLQPMFMQIRKGMSEDSGHQYYALVNMAETDVTRMSSDYADNELELFRKTMDLIVGSEDGKASSTDILNSADTLTTRKLKKSETEHLLTRLVHDKWLNEKRGEYTLSTRCIIEMEPYMRAMYQDQVKVCHICHNFAFQKSDGPVLSPEDEDFSINFSCLFVKFFST
- the LOC117254714 gene encoding trace amine-associated receptor 13c-like, with the translated sequence MMDSLEGEELCYPLLLNVSCRGLMRPRFEAILLYTLFSSITVLTVALNLMVIISISHFRQLHTPTNLLLLSLAVSDLLVGVVVMPVETVRFIETCWLLGDVMCALSYIIGFTLTSASVGNMVLISIDRFVAICYPLQYPNKITRSRIEVSVCLCWACSFLYNGLILKDHLRQPDRYNSCYGECMVVINYISGTVDLVFTFIGPCSIILILYIRVFIVAVSQARAMQSHITAAAARKVPVTAKKSERKAARTLGIVILVFLMSFCPYYYPSLAGQDISNDASSWAIVSWLLFFNSCLNPIIYAFFYPWFRKAIRFIVTLKILEQGSSQANIL